A genome region from Coprococcus phoceensis includes the following:
- a CDS encoding biotin transporter BioY yields MEETYMQKTNFKTLDLCMIGVVTAVIVIMAQISIPMPLGVPMTMQTFAITLAGIILGSKKGAVASLIYVLLGAVGVPVFANFSGGYQLLVGPTGGFIISFPIMAFIIGLGVEYKNRFKGCFTFCLILGTCINYLFGVVMFCIIMHSTVWVALTACVLPFIPTAILKAILASILGLNLRKRVPGLS; encoded by the coding sequence ATGGAGGAAACTTATATGCAAAAAACCAACTTTAAAACACTGGATCTATGTATGATTGGTGTAGTTACTGCCGTCATCGTTATTATGGCGCAAATATCCATTCCAATGCCTCTTGGTGTTCCAATGACCATGCAAACCTTTGCCATCACACTAGCCGGAATTATACTCGGCTCTAAAAAAGGAGCTGTAGCTTCTCTCATCTATGTGCTGCTTGGAGCAGTTGGTGTTCCCGTATTCGCGAACTTTAGCGGTGGATATCAACTTTTGGTTGGCCCAACCGGTGGTTTTATCATCTCATTTCCAATTATGGCGTTCATTATCGGACTTGGCGTTGAGTACAAAAATCGTTTTAAAGGCTGTTTTACTTTTTGTCTGATTCTCGGAACATGCATTAATTATCTTTTTGGTGTTGTTATGTTCTGTATCATCATGCACAGCACCGTTTGGGTTGCACTCACAGCTTGTGTGCTTCCATTTATTCCTACTGCTATTTTAAAAGCCATCTTGGCAAGTATACTTGGATTAAATCTAAGAAAGAGAGTCCCGGGATTATCCTAG
- a CDS encoding ammonium transporter yields the protein MNTGDTAFVMISTALVFFMTPGLAFFYGGLVRRKNVGNTMMACVAIMGISVVMWVLFGYSLAFGGNHAGIIGDFRWFAFSDIGMETGPYSEKIPHLVFAAFQMMFAMITPALITGALVGRMKFKALFFFVIFWSVIVYYPLAHMVWGEGGLLAEIGSVDFAGGDVVHISSGISALVLAVLIGKRRGYEHTTYRIHNIPFVVLGASILWFGWFGFNAGSALGANGLAAHAFMTSAVSAATALLSWMLIDVLKEGKPTLVGASTGLVVGLVAITPGAGFVPIWSSFIIGALVSPICYFGVGFIKERVKIDDALDAFGCHGIGGIWGGLATGIFAKSSINSVAKWDGLVFGDFRLFRAQIIGILITIVIAVLGTLICAAIVKIFTPLRVSEKEEKVGLDISQHGENAYPSFNGLD from the coding sequence ATGAATACAGGAGACACAGCATTTGTTATGATTTCGACAGCATTGGTTTTCTTTATGACACCAGGTTTAGCATTTTTTTATGGCGGGTTAGTCAGACGTAAAAATGTAGGGAACACGATGATGGCATGTGTGGCTATTATGGGGATTTCGGTTGTCATGTGGGTTTTATTTGGGTATTCACTCGCATTTGGTGGAAATCATGCAGGTATAATCGGCGATTTTAGATGGTTTGCTTTTTCAGATATTGGTATGGAAACGGGCCCATATTCTGAAAAAATTCCGCATTTGGTGTTTGCGGCATTTCAGATGATGTTTGCGATGATTACGCCGGCATTGATTACGGGTGCACTTGTAGGGAGAATGAAATTTAAGGCGTTGTTTTTCTTTGTAATATTTTGGTCGGTTATTGTTTACTATCCGCTGGCACATATGGTGTGGGGTGAGGGCGGTTTGCTGGCTGAAATCGGTTCAGTAGATTTTGCCGGCGGAGACGTGGTCCATATAAGTTCCGGAATCAGTGCACTGGTTCTTGCTGTTTTAATTGGAAAACGAAGAGGATATGAACATACGACTTACCGGATTCACAATATTCCGTTTGTTGTCCTTGGGGCATCGATTTTATGGTTTGGATGGTTTGGATTCAATGCAGGAAGTGCACTCGGAGCAAATGGGCTGGCTGCACATGCATTTATGACATCTGCGGTATCTGCAGCGACCGCATTACTGTCCTGGATGTTGATTGATGTTCTGAAAGAAGGAAAACCAACACTGGTTGGAGCTTCTACCGGTCTTGTGGTTGGGCTTGTTGCAATTACACCGGGAGCCGGGTTTGTACCGATTTGGTCTTCATTTATTATTGGAGCACTCGTTAGTCCAATCTGTTATTTTGGAGTTGGCTTTATTAAAGAGCGGGTAAAAATAGATGATGCGCTTGATGCCTTTGGGTGTCATGGAATAGGAGGAATTTGGGGCGGACTTGCAACCGGAATTTTTGCAAAAAGTTCTATTAACAGCGTGGCCAAGTGGGATGGCTTAGTATTCGGTGATTTTCGTCTGTTCCGTGCACAGATAATAGGAATTTTGATTACAATTGTGATTGCAGTTTTGGGTACATTAATCTGTGCGGCAATTGTAAAAATTTTTACACCGCTTCGAGTAAGCGAAAAAGAGGAAAAAGTAGGATTAGATATTTCCCAGCATGGTGAAAATGCATATCCGTCTTTCAATGGATTGGATTAA
- a CDS encoding P-II family nitrogen regulator gives MLIKIEAIVREEKLEDVKEALNAIQVNGITVSQVMGCGSQRGYKSVVRGMEVDVMMLPKIKFEIVVSSEEWEKKTIEAIQKAAYTGEVGDGKIFSYEIRSALKIRTRETGFDALQSEN, from the coding sequence ATGTTGATTAAAATAGAAGCAATCGTTCGGGAAGAAAAGCTTGAGGATGTAAAAGAAGCATTGAACGCTATTCAGGTAAACGGAATTACTGTGTCGCAGGTTATGGGCTGCGGTTCTCAGCGAGGATATAAAAGCGTTGTGCGTGGAATGGAGGTAGATGTTATGATGCTTCCCAAAATCAAATTTGAGATTGTAGTATCTTCTGAGGAATGGGAGAAAAAGACTATTGAGGCAATTCAGAAAGCGGCGTATACGGGAGAAGTGGGGGATGGAAAAATATTCAGCTATGAAATTCGAAGTGCGCTGAAGATCAGAACGAGAGAGACTGGATTTGACGCACTTCAGTCAGAAAATTAG